Proteins encoded by one window of Papio anubis isolate 15944 chromosome 7, Panubis1.0, whole genome shotgun sequence:
- the RPS29 gene encoding 40S ribosomal protein S29: protein MGHQQLYWSHPRKFGQGSRSCRVCSNRHGLIRKYGLNMCRQCFRQYAKDIGFIKLD, encoded by the exons ATGGGTCACCAGCAGCTGTACTGGAGCCACCCGCGAAAATTCGGCCAGGGTTCTCGCTCTTG TCGCGTGTGTTCAAACCGTCACGGTCTGATCCGGAAATATGGCCTCAATATGTGCCGCCAGTGTTTCCGTCAGTACGCGAAGGATATCGGTTTCATTAAG ttggacTAA